TTGTAGGCTTCCTTGCTAAAATGCAGTGAAGCAGTAGGGGCAGCGATTGCTCCTAAGTGTTTTGCAAAAACACTTTGATAATCTTGTTTGTCTGCTTGAGTATCATCGCGTTTAATGTAGGGGGGTAGAGGGATATGCCCGCTATGTTCTAAAAAGGCAAAGAAAGCATCACGACTTAGTGGAATTTCTTTGTTTTCTTTTAAAATAAAAAATTCCGCTTCTTTAAATCCGATTCCAATATTTGCTAAGTTTCCTAAAATTCTAGCATACACGCTACCAAAGGAAATTATACTACCTGCTTTTAAGCGTCCTTTAAATTGCATTAAATAGCGATTTTCTGAAATCTCTTTGTGGAATAATGCTTCAATTTTTGCACCACATAAGTTAGAATCATTTTTTAAATTTTGTAAGATTTTTTTACCATAAATTCTTGCTGGTAAAACTTTAGTATTATTAAACACAAGTAAGGTATCTTTTGGTAAAAAATTTGCAAAATTCCTAAAAGTGCTATGTGTAATGATGCAATCCTTGCGGTTAAATACAAGGAGCTTTGCTGCTTCTTTTGGTGTTATAGGTTCTGTCGCAATGCACTCTTTTGGAAGTGTGTAGTTGTAACTTGAAAGAGATAGAATATTCATTAGTCTTCTTGTGGTTCTTCTTGATAAGGATTTACTATTTTTGCAATCATAATAGAAAGCCCATAGAGCAGAGTTAGTGGAATTGCCATTAAAAATTGCGAAAGCACATCAGGGGGAGTAAGTATTGCCGCTAGGATAAAAATAAAGACAATGGCAAATTTGAAATAATCTTTAAGCGTTTTATCTGTAACAAGCCCAATTTTTGCTAAGAAAAATGTAATAACAGGAAGTTCAAAGGACACACCAAAGCCTACCATTAATTTTGCAAAAAATCCAACATAGTCTCCAATACTGGGGAGCGCGGTAAAGAGTTGGCTACCAAAATTAATAAGATATCCAAAGCCAATAGGAAATGCTACATAATAAGCAAATGCACAGCCACATAAAAAGAAAAAAGTTCCAAAAATCACAAAAGGAACAACGAGTTTTTTTTCGTTCTCATAAAGACCGGGAGCGACAAACGCCCAAATTTGCCAAAAAATCACAGGAAGTGTGAAAATAAATCCGCTAAAAAATGCAACTTTAATTGCTGTAAAAAATGCTTCACCAACTTGTGTGAAAATTACACTCTCACGCCCTTTTGGCAAAGCAGTGCTTAAAGGTGCTACCATCCAATCTAAAATAATCTCCCAAAAATAAAAAGACACCGCAAAAGTAATAAAAAGCGCGATTGTAATACGGATTAAGCAACGGCGTAAGTCTTGGATATGGGGTTTTAAATCTTCAAGCATTAAGATTCCTTTTTAAGATTTTCGCCAAAACTTAGCGAAGTTTTGTTGCTAGTATTTAGCTTAACTTCTTTTGTGTTTTGTGGTTTGGATTCCAACTTTTGTTCTATGGAATCTTGTTTTGAGGTTTGGATATTTTTTTTGTTTTGTGGCATTTGTTGTAATGTTTGTTGCGGAGTATGTTTGGAATTGGAATCTTCTAAAAGATTTTCATTTAATTCAAGGGTTTTTAAGTCAAGCTCTTTTGTTAGGTTTTGTGCGCCTTGTGTAATGCTATTTTTATAAGCGAGAGCTTCTTCTTTGATTTTATTAAGATTAATCTCTTTATCTAGACTTTCTTTGGCATCTTCCATTGTTTTTTTGACGGCGCGAAAAAATTTTGCCATATCTACAAGTGCTTTTGGTAGTTTCTCTGGTCCTAAAAAGATGATTGCCACAACTGCAACCATTAAAATTTCAAAAAATCCCATTCCAAACATTGCTAAATTGCCTTTTTTGTTAGCTAAACTCGGGATTTTATCTAATTTTGGAATAAAGTGTGCTTAGAAAAGTTTAGAATTTTCATAAGAAGGTGCAAAAATGGCAAAGAGATTTTTGGGTATAGAAGTGTTTAGGAAAGTTTTTTTTATTAGTTTTTTGGTTTGGGCTTTAGTGGGTTTTAGTGGGTGTATCTCTCCTAAGACAGATGCATTTTTATTAGGAGCAGGAATTGGCGCTGGAACAACAGCGTATTTTTTAAATGGCGGAAGTATAGCAGGATATAGTTTGCGTTCTTTTCAAAATAGAGATAGGAATCCTACGGCGCAGCAATACAGGGATTTTTCAATCCCTAGTGAGCTAGAGTGGCAGTATATGGGGGAAGAAATTTTTTCAGAAGAGCAACTTCAACAAGCACAAGCGCAAGGAAAATTTTATTAATTTCTTATAAGAGGCGTGGATCTGCAATCTTACCTTTAATCGCACTAATTGCGACAACAGCGGAGTTTGCAAGATATACTTCAGAGTTTCTAGCGCCCATTCTACCAATAAAATTACGATTTGTGGTAGAAACACAGCGTTCATTATCCCCTAAAATCCCCATATATCCGCCAAGGCAAGCGCCACAAGTTGGATTTGAAATAAGCGCACCAGCATCAAGTAAAATATCAATATAGCCTAGTTTGTGAGCATCTTTATAGATTTGTTGTGTGCCCGGAGTAATGATTAAACGCACATCTTTATGCACTTTCTTGCCCTTTAAAATCTCACTTGCGATTTTTAAATCACTTAACCGCCCATTTGTGCAACTTCCTATGAATGCTTGGTCAATTTTTAAATTATCTTTGACAGCCTGTGAGATATTTTTTCCATTGCTTGGTAAAAAGGGATAGGCAACCACTGGTTCAAGCTTGCTAATATCAATAGTTAGGGTGCGTGTGTAGTTTGCATCGATGTCTGAAAAAAACTCTTTAGGTTTTGCGCGTAAATTTGAGCGACTTGCTAGAAACTCTCGGGTAATGGAATCTGGAGCTATGATTCCATTTTTTGCCCCTGCTTCTATTGCCATATTACAAAGAGAAAATCTATCGTCCATACTTAAATAAGAAATCCCCTCACCGCAAAATTCTAAGGCTTGATAAAGTGCGCCATCAACGCCAATTTGGCGGATAATCTCTAAAATTAAATCCTTGCCATAAATGTGTTTTGCTGGCTTTCCTATAAACTCCACTTTAATGGAGCTTGGCACTTTAAACCAATTTCTTCCTGTAATCATTGCATAGGCTAAATCTGTGCTTCCCATTCCTGTGCTAAAAGCCCCTAATGCGCCGTGCGTGCAGGTGTGAGAATCTGCACCTATAATCACATCACCACTAACAACTAAGCCTTTTTCTGGTAAAAGAGCGTGTTCAATCCCCATATCCTTTTCATCAAAGAAATATTTAAGATTGTGCTGTTTGGCAAAATCACGGCTAATTCTTGCTTGATTTGCGCTTGCAATATCTTTTGCTGGAATAAAATGATCCATTACAATGCAAAATCCATCGGGATTTGCAAGTTCTGTTGCACCACTTTCATTAAAGGCTTTAATAGAAAGTGGAGTAGTAATATCATTGCCAATAACCATATCAATGGGGGAATCTACAATATCCCCGGCATATACTTTTCTCTTGGCGTGTTCTGAAAAAATCTTTTCTGTAATTGTCTGTCCCATTTGCATTCCTTTTTAGAGATTTAACGCATTTTTAAAATAGTTTTGGATTTCTAAAATCCTTTGTTTTTGGCGATAAAAGCTATTAGGATTTGCTACTAAATACGCGCTAATATCCATAATTGTGTAGTCAATCTTTAAATTATTTTGGCGCATTGTATCACCTGTTTCTACTAAATCTACAATCACATCAGCCATTCCTACAAGGGGGGCTAACTCAATAGAGCCATAAAGCTTGATAATCTCTACACTCATTGCCTTTTTGGCAAAAAATGCTTTTGCGATATTTGTCATTTTTGTAGCGATTCTTAAATTTGGATTTGCAAAGCTAAAGGCGTAAGAGTTTGGAGAGCCAATACACACACGACATTTTCCAAAGCCTAAATCAAGCAAGCGCACAAGTGGGCTTTTTTGTTCCTCTAAAACATCAAGTCCAACCACTCCGATATCTGCCACTCCGCGTTCTACATAGGCTGGGACATCTTGATTTCTTACTAACATAAAACTAAAATTATCTTTCTGTAAAATAAGCTTACGATCTTCAAAGTGCAATGGAGTTTTTAAAAAGTGTTCAAAAATTTCTAGTGTTTTGTCTGCATTGCGCCCTTTTGGCAGTGCAACTCTAATCATAAGTAAATCCCTTTTGCTGTGAAATTAATTTCAATTGCTTTTTGCATTCCTTTAAAAACTAGCAAATCATCATAAAAACAATTTTTAAAAAAATGTGAAAGAAACTTTCCATCACCACCTGTGAAATGGATTCTTTTATTTTTGGAGGTGGTTTGCAGCATTAAAACAATAGATTTTAGCATTCCATAGCTAATGGCGTCTTTTGTGTTTTGTGGAAAAGCATATAAATCTACGGCAAAGTTCATATCTTGATCTAAAACTGCAATATTTTCAAACATTTTGCGATATTGTGAGATTCCGGGCATTATAAAACCGCCTAGATGAATTCCTTGGTGCATTACATCGATTGTTATAGCGCTTCCAGCATCTACAATCACTCCATCATTAATAGCCATACAAGCGGCAACTCTATCTACTCCTAAACCTTTGTAAGTAGTATCAAGACTTAAGTAATCACATAAGTCAAAACAACGATTGTGCGAACGCAAGAGTGCATTTGTAGAATCTTTATTGACACTAATGAATATGATTGTTTCTTTAGGATCTTTTGGAGTAAGTGCGTGTTTATCTTCTTTCCAGATTCTTCCGCGATAGTAAAAATGCAAAAAACTATTGCCAATATCGCAAAGAATCATTAAATGCCCTTATTGAATGTTGAGAAATTTATTCTTGATGAAAATTTTATCCGAAGCGGAAAAAGTGGGAGTGGAAATCTCATCAGGTAGTTTCTTAATAGTGCTTGTTTGCAAATCATCATCAACTAAGATCATATAACCTTGTGTTTCAAGCACAACAATATCTCTTCCGTGATTGGCAGCAGAGAAGTGCGCAAAAGGGAATTTTTGACGGAGTGTTTCATTTAAATCTTTATCTGTTAAGATAATTTCACCCTCATTAGAAAAAATAAAAATTCTATCTTCAAAGAATAAAATATCTTTAACATTAGCATCAAAAGTATTAATAACATTTGGGCTAACAGAAATAATACGCTTTGGAGTTGCTGCAACCATACGATTTCCAATAGCCTCTAAGAAAATAACATTGTTGAAAAAATTATCTCCATTTACCACGATATTTCTAACAAGGCGCATACTTGTCTTATCTACAATAATGAGTTTTCCATCTAGTGTTGGTATAACAACAATATCTGTTAAAAAATAAGGAGAAGCAATCAAGGTATTATTTGCTGGAGCAGGGGTATTTTCTTGATGATAGACAATTTTCATTTGTTCTAAATCATAAATTGCAATTGTGTTTGTATCAAAAATAATTGCAATTAAATTATTGTTTATAGTGGCGCTTATTGGAATGCTTTCAAGTGCAATTGGAGTTTCTTGTTTATTGGCTTTATTGATTAAAATAAGGGATTTTCCAAGTTGTGCAATGTAGTATTCTTCATTCTCATTTAAATATTGTGCATCTTTTTTTAAGTGGATATTTGGAATTTCACCATTTTTTGTGATAAATTGCCCATTCCTTAATGTGGCTCCATTGCGCACTATGGACTTAATATCAGCAGGGATTCCACCAGCATAAGAAACTTTTCCTTTTATGGTATCTTCTTTAGGTTCAAAATAATATTTAGAGCCACAACCACTTAGTATTAAAATACCAATAACACTGAAAAATAAAAGTTTAAAAATATGCTTTGAAAGATTATTTTGCATTTTCTGTTCCTTTGATACTAAGATGCGTAAGAGAATTTGCAAGATCGCGAATTGGGGAATCATTTTTGATTTTTGCTAAAATCTCTCTAGCTTTTTGTAGATTTCCTGCTTTTATTTCTAAAAGTGCCGCTTGTAAATAGCCAAAATCTCCAGCATTTTGGGAGTTTAGCAAATTTATATCTTTATTGAGTGAAGCAGTTTGTGCTGTTGCAAATTGCGCAATAATAGGATCTCTAGAGGATTCTAAA
The Helicobacter winghamensis ATCC BAA-430 DNA segment above includes these coding regions:
- the queA gene encoding tRNA preQ1(34) S-adenosylmethionine ribosyltransferase-isomerase QueA, whose protein sequence is MNILSLSSYNYTLPKECIATEPITPKEAAKLLVFNRKDCIITHSTFRNFANFLPKDTLLVFNNTKVLPARIYGKKILQNLKNDSNLCGAKIEALFHKEISENRYLMQFKGRLKAGSIISFGSVYARILGNLANIGIGFKEAEFFILKENKEIPLSRDAFFAFLEHSGHIPLPPYIKRDDTQADKQDYQSVFAKHLGAIAAPTASLHFSKEAYKYLKEHFSTTEITLHTGAGTFLGVNTENILEHKMHTESFFIPQDSAKKMKVASHITAIGTTAARTIETYARSEAFKEGKALSGECDLFLHPQNPPKATSALLTNFHLPKTTLLMLVASFIGLEQTLKLYQEAIAKNYRFYSYGDGMLIL
- the tatC gene encoding twin-arginine translocase subunit TatC; the protein is MLEDLKPHIQDLRRCLIRITIALFITFAVSFYFWEIILDWMVAPLSTALPKGRESVIFTQVGEAFFTAIKVAFFSGFIFTLPVIFWQIWAFVAPGLYENEKKLVVPFVIFGTFFFLCGCAFAYYVAFPIGFGYLINFGSQLFTALPSIGDYVGFFAKLMVGFGVSFELPVITFFLAKIGLVTDKTLKDYFKFAIVFIFILAAILTPPDVLSQFLMAIPLTLLYGLSIMIAKIVNPYQEEPQED
- the tatB gene encoding Sec-independent protein translocase protein TatB; amino-acid sequence: MFGMGFFEILMVAVVAIIFLGPEKLPKALVDMAKFFRAVKKTMEDAKESLDKEINLNKIKEEALAYKNSITQGAQNLTKELDLKTLELNENLLEDSNSKHTPQQTLQQMPQNKKNIQTSKQDSIEQKLESKPQNTKEVKLNTSNKTSLSFGENLKKES
- a CDS encoding 3-isopropylmalate dehydratase large subunit — translated: MGQTITEKIFSEHAKRKVYAGDIVDSPIDMVIGNDITTPLSIKAFNESGATELANPDGFCIVMDHFIPAKDIASANQARISRDFAKQHNLKYFFDEKDMGIEHALLPEKGLVVSGDVIIGADSHTCTHGALGAFSTGMGSTDLAYAMITGRNWFKVPSSIKVEFIGKPAKHIYGKDLILEIIRQIGVDGALYQALEFCGEGISYLSMDDRFSLCNMAIEAGAKNGIIAPDSITREFLASRSNLRAKPKEFFSDIDANYTRTLTIDISKLEPVVAYPFLPSNGKNISQAVKDNLKIDQAFIGSCTNGRLSDLKIASEILKGKKVHKDVRLIITPGTQQIYKDAHKLGYIDILLDAGALISNPTCGACLGGYMGILGDNERCVSTTNRNFIGRMGARNSEVYLANSAVVAISAIKGKIADPRLL
- the hisG gene encoding ATP phosphoribosyltransferase, producing MIRVALPKGRNADKTLEIFEHFLKTPLHFEDRKLILQKDNFSFMLVRNQDVPAYVERGVADIGVVGLDVLEEQKSPLVRLLDLGFGKCRVCIGSPNSYAFSFANPNLRIATKMTNIAKAFFAKKAMSVEIIKLYGSIELAPLVGMADVIVDLVETGDTMRQNNLKIDYTIMDISAYLVANPNSFYRQKQRILEIQNYFKNALNL
- a CDS encoding type III pantothenate kinase produces the protein MILCDIGNSFLHFYYRGRIWKEDKHALTPKDPKETIIFISVNKDSTNALLRSHNRCFDLCDYLSLDTTYKGLGVDRVAACMAINDGVIVDAGSAITIDVMHQGIHLGGFIMPGISQYRKMFENIAVLDQDMNFAVDLYAFPQNTKDAISYGMLKSIVLMLQTTSKNKRIHFTGGDGKFLSHFFKNCFYDDLLVFKGMQKAIEINFTAKGIYL